The Plutella xylostella chromosome 30, ilPluXylo3.1, whole genome shotgun sequence genome contains a region encoding:
- the LOC119694693 gene encoding putative fatty acyl-CoA reductase CG5065, translated as MAVDNEDKTLGAQSAVAEYFAGKSVLVTGATGFVGKVLLEKLLRCCPGVETIYLLMRKKRGVSPDERIKTFLQNPLFDTIRQLNPHTLDKVRLIPGDILLEELGLSNEDRVELQNKCHVVFHSAACVRFDQKLKDAVDLNTRGSFKILQLAESMKNLQALVHLSTAYCRCELPCLEERVYPALHPPAKIMDMVRWLDDQTLDYLEPKIIGTEPNTYSYTKALTESLVAEFGSKIPIAIARPSIITAIWKEPIPGWVDNLNGPTGLLMGAGKGVIRSMHCEPSYQCDAMPVDVVANGCILVAYATAMDRPKEVQVYNITLSGVIRQTWGEIIEKGREMVNKYPLTVALWYTGGSIKSYKWSHQLSVVFTHYLPAYLVDGLLLVMGKKTFLVKVQDRISHGIKILQHYTQKEWHFTNDKFLALQNRISEFDRSIFYIDVKPVNMNAYMRNYVLGVRQYCCKEDPSTLSKARKIHKVRYLADVAVKVFFYAMLLWLLVTYSYIFTSALETLETGLTSLSPFRSVKAYEIEELAA; from the exons atgGCGGTTGATAACGAGGACaag ACCCTAGGCGCGCAGTCGGCAGTGGCGGAGTACTTCGCGGGCAAGTCTGTGCTGGTGACCGGCGCCACCGGCTTCGTGGGCAAGGTGCTGCTGGAGAAGCTGCTGAGGTGCTGTCCTGGAGTCG aaacgATATATTTGCTGATGCGAAAAAAACGAGGCGTCAGTCCCGACGAACGAATCAAAACATTTCTACAAAATCCG CTATTCGACACGATCCGCCAATTAAACCCTCACACCCTGGACAAAGTGCGTCTAATCCCTGGAGATATCctgctggaggagttaggcctCTCTAATGAAGACCGCGTGGAGCTGCAGAACAAGTGCCATGTGGTGTTCCATAGCGCTGCGTGTGTTAG atTCGACCAGAAATTAAAAGACGCTGTTGATCTAAATACACGGGGATCCTTCAAAATTCTACAGCTCGCTGAAAGTATGAAGAATCTACAG GCTCTAGTCCACCTCTCAACAGCGTACTGCCGCTGCGAGCTGCCCTGTCTGGAGGAGCGAGTGTACCCCGCGCTGCACCCCCCGGCCAAGATCATGGACATGGTGCGGTGGCTGGATGACCAGACCCTGGACTATTTGGAGCCTAA GATAATCGGCACAGAACCAAACACGTATTCATACACGAAGGCGCTAACAGAATCTTTAGTCGCTGAGTTCGGAAGCAAAATCCCGATTGCGATTGCGAGGCCATCTATTA TCACAGCAATATGGAAGGAGCCCATACCAGGTTGGGTGGATAATTTAAATGGACCTACGGGACTACTCATGGGCGCTGGTAAAG GAGTGATCCGATCGATGCACTGCGAGCCGAGCTACCAGTGCGACGCCATGCCGGTAGATGTCGTGGCTAACGGCTGTATTCTTGTTGCATATGCTACTGCCATGGATAG gccCAAAGAAGTTCAAGTTTACAACATCACACTGTCAGGAGTCATCAGACAAACATGGGgtgaaattattgaaaaag GCCGCGAGATGGTGAACAAGTACCCGCTGACCGTGGCGCTCTGGTACACGGGGGGCTCCATCAAGTCCTACAAGTGGTCGCACCAGCTGTCGGTGGTGTTCACGCACTACCTGCCCGCCTACCTCGTCGACGGGCTGCTGCTGGTCATGGGGAAGAAAACTTT CTTGGTGAAGGTACAAGACCGCATAAGCCACGGCATAAAGATCCTCCAACACTACACGCAAAAGGAATGGCATTTCACCAACGACAAATTCCTAGCACTCCAAAACAGAATATCTGAGTTCGACCGAAGCATATTCTACATCGATGTGAAACCTGTCAACATGAATGCTTACATGAGGAATTATGTGCTGGGCGTGCGGCAATACTGCTGTAAAGAGGACCCATCGACGCTTTCGAAGGCTAGGAAGATTCATAAagt GCGCTACCTAGCCGACGTTGCAGTCAAGGTGTTCTTCTACGCCATGCTGCTCTGGCTGCTTGTGACTTACTCTTACATCTTCACATCAGCCCTGGAGACGCTGGAGACTGGGCTCACGAGCCTGTCACCGTTCCGGAGTGTGAAAGCTTATGAGATCGAAGAGCTAGCAGCTTAG